A single genomic interval of Cucumis sativus cultivar 9930 chromosome 5, Cucumber_9930_V3, whole genome shotgun sequence harbors:
- the LOC101206524 gene encoding uncharacterized protein At3g28850: MADFDRSKQFSEKPKSAFFNRSLTLHSSAMDASTKKPYLRASLNRTDSVKKYYSPFESVKSASNSIKGKVKQLCHLFEGAKSSSSPSEGSQHQIQTKLKSTKSFGSDFRVPSIRLPGTEDRIVVYLTSLRGIRRTYEDCYAVRIIFRGFRVWVDERDISMDSAYRKELQSVLGEKNVSLPQVFIRGKHVGGAEVIKQLFEAGELVKILEGFPIREPGFVCEGCGDVRFVPCMTCSGSRKVYDEDEQVLKRCLDCNENGLVRCPGCAS, translated from the coding sequence ATGGCCGATTTTGATCGAAGTAAGCAATTTTCCGAAAAACCTAAGTCTGCCTTCTTCAATCGTTCCCTTACCTTGCACTCCTCCGCCATGGATGCTTCCACCAAGAAACCCTACCTTCGAGCCTCTCTCAATCGGACGGATTCTGTCAAAAAGTATTACAGCCCTTTCGAATCCGTGAAATCTGCCAGCAATTCCATTAAAGGGAAGGTTAAGCAATTGTGTCATTTGTTTGAGGGAGCTAAGTCTTCTTCTTCGCCCTCCGAAGGATCGCAACATCAAATTCAAACCAAGCTCAAATCCACTAAATCCTTTGGTTCTGATTTCCGGGTTCCTTCCATTCGGTTGCCGGGTACTGAAGATAGAATTGTGGTGTATTTGACCAGTTTGCGAGGAATTCGAAGAACTTACGAGGATTGCTATGCCGTGAGGATAATATTCCGAGGTTTTAGGGTTTGGGTAGACGAGCGCGACATTTCAATGGATTCTGCCTACAGGAAAGAGTTGCAGAGTGTTTTGGGCGAGAAAAATGTGAGTTTGCCTCAAGTTTTTATCAGGGGCAAGCATGTGGGAGGAGCCGAGGTAATCAAACAACTCTTTGAAGCTGGAGAATTGGTTAAGATTCTCGAAGGGTTCCCCATTCGGGAACCCGGGTTTGTTTGTGAGGGTTGTGGAGATGTAAGGTTTGTTCCTTGTATGACTTGCAGCGGTAGCAGGAAGGTATATGATGAAGATGAACAAGTCTTGAAGAGGTGCTTAGATTGCAATGAGAATGGATTGGTTCGATGTCCTGGATGCGCTTCCTGA